A DNA window from Aminipila luticellarii contains the following coding sequences:
- the rpsQ gene encoding 30S ribosomal protein S17, with protein sequence MTVERNRRKTKVGVVVSDKMDKTITVAMEDFVRHSLYGKAVKRTKKVKAHDENNECNIGDKVRIMETRPLSKDKRWRLVNIIEKVK encoded by the coding sequence ATGACAGTTGAGAGAAACAGAAGAAAGACTAAGGTCGGTGTTGTGGTAAGTGACAAGATGGATAAGACTATCACTGTTGCTATGGAAGACTTCGTAAGACATTCCCTTTATGGAAAAGCCGTAAAGAGAACTAAGAAAGTCAAAGCGCACGATGAGAACAACGAATGCAATATAGGAGATAAAGTAAGAATCATGGAAACAAGACCTCTATCCAAGGATAAGAGATGGAGACTTGTGAACATTATTGAGAAAGTTAAGTAA
- the rplX gene encoding 50S ribosomal protein L24 → MQIKKGDTVLVITGKDKGKKGKVLKAMPKEDRVVVEGVNVQTKHQKQTRTAKSEIKHVEGPIHVSNVMFYDTKAKAPTRIGYKEENGKKVRVSKKTGAVID, encoded by the coding sequence ATGCAAATTAAAAAAGGCGATACAGTGTTAGTTATCACTGGTAAAGATAAAGGAAAAAAAGGCAAAGTGCTGAAAGCAATGCCTAAAGAAGATAGAGTTGTCGTAGAGGGAGTCAACGTTCAGACAAAGCATCAGAAGCAGACGAGAACTGCAAAATCTGAAATTAAGCACGTTGAAGGACCGATCCACGTTTCAAACGTGATGTTCTACGATACTAAAGCAAAAGCTCCTACCAGAATTGGATACAAAGAAGAGAACGGTAAAAAGGTCAGAGTATCCAAGAAAACTGGAGCAGTAATCGATTAA
- the rplV gene encoding 50S ribosomal protein L22: MEAKAIAKYVRMSPIKLKPITDLVRGKDLNEALTILKFTPGKGSEIVEKVVKSAAANAENNFDMNPDNLYVAEVYAHQGPTMKRWRAGAQGRASVILKRSSHVGVTLKERN, encoded by the coding sequence ATGGAAGCAAAAGCAATTGCAAAATATGTAAGAATGTCTCCTATAAAACTAAAGCCGATTACTGATTTAGTAAGAGGAAAAGATTTAAATGAGGCACTTACCATTTTAAAATTCACGCCTGGTAAGGGTTCTGAAATAGTTGAAAAGGTTGTTAAGTCTGCTGCTGCAAACGCTGAAAACAACTTCGACATGAATCCGGATAATCTATATGTTGCTGAGGTTTATGCTCATCAAGGACCAACTATGAAGAGATGGAGAGCGGGAGCACAAGGTAGAGCATCAGTAATTCTTAAGAGAAGCAGCCACGTTGGTGTTACTCTTAAGGAAAGAAACTAA
- the rplE gene encoding 50S ribosomal protein L5, with the protein MTARLKETYKNEIFKAMMDKHGYKNVMEVPVLEKITLNMGLGEAKENAKIMETAVEELAIISGQRPVITKSKKSIANFKVRQGMPVGAKVTLRGDNMFEFADKLFNIALPRVRDFKGVSKNSFDGRGNYSMGIKEQLIFPEIEYDKIDKIKGMNIVFTTTAKTDEEAASLLQLLGLPFEK; encoded by the coding sequence TTGACAGCTAGACTAAAAGAAACTTATAAAAACGAAATATTTAAGGCTATGATGGATAAGCATGGTTATAAGAATGTGATGGAAGTTCCTGTACTTGAAAAGATCACCCTTAACATGGGTCTTGGCGAAGCAAAAGAAAACGCTAAAATTATGGAAACTGCTGTTGAAGAATTAGCAATCATCAGTGGTCAGAGACCAGTCATCACAAAATCAAAGAAATCTATCGCAAACTTCAAGGTTAGACAGGGTATGCCTGTTGGAGCAAAAGTTACTCTGAGAGGAGATAACATGTTTGAGTTTGCTGACAAGCTATTTAACATCGCTCTTCCAAGAGTAAGAGACTTCAAGGGAGTAAGCAAAAACTCTTTTGACGGAAGAGGAAACTATTCCATGGGTATCAAGGAACAGTTGATCTTCCCTGAAATAGAGTACGATAAGATTGATAAGATCAAGGGCATGAACATTGTATTTACTACAACGGCTAAGACAGATGAAGAAGCTGCTTCATTATTGCAGTTACTTGGACTGCCGTTTGAGAAATAG
- the rplW gene encoding 50S ribosomal protein L23 codes for MRTAYDVIIKPVISETSMDNAQEKKYTFKVARDANKTEVKLAVEEIFGVEVEKVNIMNVQGKVKRMGRNVGRTAASKKAIVTLTDGSKEIEFFQGL; via the coding sequence ATGAGAACTGCTTACGACGTAATTATTAAGCCGGTTATCTCCGAAACAAGTATGGATAACGCACAGGAAAAGAAATACACTTTCAAAGTTGCTAGAGACGCTAATAAAACAGAAGTAAAATTAGCTGTTGAAGAAATCTTTGGTGTAGAAGTAGAAAAAGTAAACATCATGAATGTTCAAGGTAAAGTTAAGAGAATGGGAAGAAACGTAGGTAGAACTGCGGCTTCAAAGAAGGCGATTGTTACTCTTACTGATGGCAGTAAGGAAATCGAATTCTTCCAGGGTCTATAA
- the rpsS gene encoding 30S ribosomal protein S19, translating into MGRSLKKGPFVNAKLLKAIIAMNEANEKKVIKTWSRPSTIFPQMVGHTIAVHDGRKHVPVYITEDMVGHRLGEFAPTRTYRGHAADKTTKKK; encoded by the coding sequence ATGGGTAGATCACTTAAAAAGGGCCCTTTCGTGAACGCTAAGCTTTTGAAAGCTATCATAGCAATGAATGAAGCTAACGAAAAGAAAGTAATCAAGACATGGTCAAGACCATCTACAATATTCCCACAGATGGTGGGGCACACAATTGCAGTGCATGACGGCAGAAAACACGTTCCTGTATATATCACTGAGGATATGGTAGGACACAGACTGGGAGAATTTGCTCCGACAAGAACCTACAGAGGTCACGCTGCTGATAAAACGACTAAGAAAAAATAA
- the rplP gene encoding 50S ribosomal protein L16, which produces MLMPKRVKRRRVHRGRMKGVATKGNKIAYGEYGLISEECGWITSNQIEAARIAMTRSIKRGGKVYIDIFPHKPVTKKPAEVRMGSGKGAPEYWVAVVKPGRVMFEIQGVSEEKAREAMRLAMHKLPVKCKFAIKGQELAEGGEA; this is translated from the coding sequence ATGTTAATGCCAAAGCGCGTTAAACGCAGAAGAGTCCACAGAGGAAGAATGAAAGGCGTTGCAACTAAGGGTAACAAAATTGCTTATGGTGAATACGGATTAATTTCAGAAGAATGTGGTTGGATCACCTCAAATCAGATCGAGGCTGCCAGAATAGCCATGACAAGATCTATCAAGAGAGGTGGTAAAGTATATATCGATATTTTCCCACACAAGCCGGTTACAAAGAAACCAGCTGAAGTACGTATGGGTTCCGGTAAAGGTGCTCCTGAATATTGGGTAGCAGTAGTTAAACCTGGTAGAGTCATGTTTGAGATCCAAGGGGTTTCAGAGGAAAAGGCCAGAGAAGCAATGCGACTTGCTATGCACAAGCTACCGGTAAAGTGCAAGTTTGCCATCAAAGGTCAGGAATTAGCAGAGGGTGGTGAAGCATAA
- the rplD gene encoding 50S ribosomal protein L4 produces MAKVTMLNMAGAEVGSIDLNDAIFGIEPNQNAVHAVVKNYLANQRQGTQSAKNRGEVRGGGRKPFRQKGTGRHRQGSSTDPSQIGGGVVFAPKPRDYRYTVPKKLRRLAMKSALSSKVAEKEIIVLDTLNFEAPKTKEMIKVLGNVKAAKKALIVMAEKDENVIRSAANIPGVRTALVGTMNVYEIINYTSFIVTKEAINKIEEVYS; encoded by the coding sequence ATGGCAAAAGTAACTATGCTAAACATGGCAGGAGCAGAAGTTGGAAGTATTGATTTAAACGATGCAATATTCGGTATTGAACCGAATCAGAACGCTGTTCATGCAGTAGTAAAAAATTATCTGGCTAACCAAAGACAGGGTACGCAGTCAGCTAAAAATAGAGGCGAAGTCAGAGGCGGCGGAAGAAAGCCTTTCAGACAGAAAGGTACTGGTCGTCACAGACAGGGTAGTTCAACAGACCCATCACAGATCGGCGGCGGCGTAGTATTCGCACCAAAGCCGAGAGATTACAGATATACAGTTCCTAAGAAACTGAGAAGACTTGCAATGAAGTCTGCTCTTTCCTCAAAGGTTGCAGAAAAGGAAATTATCGTACTTGATACACTGAACTTTGAAGCTCCTAAGACAAAGGAAATGATCAAAGTGTTAGGAAATGTAAAGGCTGCTAAGAAAGCATTGATCGTTATGGCTGAAAAGGATGAGAACGTTATCCGTTCAGCTGCTAACATTCCGGGAGTAAGAACCGCTTTAGTCGGGACAATGAACGTGTATGAGATCATCAATTACACAAGCTTCATCGTAACGAAGGAAGCGATCAATAAGATTGAGGAGGTGTATTCATAA
- the rpsC gene encoding 30S ribosomal protein S3 gives MGQKVSPHGLRVGIIKDWDSKWYADKNNFADFLVEDQKVREYVKKKLYVAGVSRVLIERAAAGKIKVIVLTGKPGMVIGRAGDGIDALKKDIVKMTGKEVEISIVEIRKVEMDAQLTAESIAQALERRISFRRAMKQAIGRTMKSGAKGIKVLCSGRLGGAEIARNEKYSEGNVPLHTLRADIDYGFAEADTTYGKIGVKVWINHGEILDKGLKSAVPEEKEGRRDRRDGDRRGRRDRNDGDRRPRRDRDAKPEGPKAVNPRVRKSPKVEAAPVSEAAAAPAEENVEVTE, from the coding sequence ATGGGTCAGAAAGTAAGTCCACATGGTTTAAGAGTGGGCATTATAAAAGACTGGGATTCCAAATGGTATGCAGACAAGAACAATTTCGCTGATTTTCTTGTAGAAGACCAGAAGGTTCGAGAATATGTAAAGAAGAAGTTATATGTTGCAGGCGTTTCAAGAGTTTTAATCGAAAGAGCAGCAGCCGGTAAGATTAAAGTTATCGTGCTGACTGGTAAGCCGGGTATGGTAATCGGAAGAGCCGGAGACGGTATTGACGCTCTTAAGAAAGACATCGTTAAGATGACTGGCAAAGAGGTAGAAATCAGCATCGTAGAGATCAGAAAGGTCGAAATGGATGCTCAGCTTACTGCTGAAAGCATTGCACAGGCACTGGAGAGAAGAATTTCTTTCCGAAGAGCCATGAAGCAGGCAATCGGAAGAACGATGAAATCCGGTGCAAAGGGTATTAAAGTTCTTTGTTCGGGAAGACTTGGCGGAGCTGAAATTGCCAGAAACGAAAAATACAGTGAAGGAAATGTTCCTCTACACACCTTAAGAGCTGATATCGATTATGGTTTCGCTGAAGCGGATACTACGTACGGTAAGATCGGTGTAAAGGTTTGGATCAATCACGGTGAAATCCTTGATAAAGGATTAAAGAGCGCTGTTCCTGAAGAAAAAGAAGGCAGAAGAGACAGACGTGACGGGGACAGAAGAGGCAGAAGAGACAGAAACGACGGAGACAGAAGACCTAGAAGAGACAGAGACGCTAAGCCTGAAGGTCCAAAAGCAGTAAACCCAAGAGTCAGAAAGTCTCCAAAAGTAGAAGCTGCCCCTGTAAGCGAAGCTGCTGCAGCTCCCGCTGAAGAAAACGTAGAAGTGACTGAATAA
- the rpmC gene encoding 50S ribosomal protein L29: MELKKMREMTETELTAELKKMKNELFNLRFQHVTGQLENPIKLRDTKKQIARVKTIIREKELEKVQG; encoded by the coding sequence ATGGAATTAAAGAAAATGAGAGAAATGACTGAGACTGAACTTACTGCTGAGTTAAAGAAGATGAAGAACGAATTATTTAATTTAAGATTTCAGCATGTAACAGGGCAGTTAGAAAACCCTATTAAATTAAGAGATACGAAAAAGCAGATTGCAAGAGTTAAAACCATTATCAGAGAAAAAGAACTTGAAAAGGTTCAGGGCTAA
- the rplN gene encoding 50S ribosomal protein L14 — MIQTETRLKVADNSGAKELLCIRILGGTSRKCANIGDVIVCAVKEATPGGVVKKGDVVKAVIVRTKTGARRSDGSYVKFDQNAAVIIKEDKNPVGTRIFGPVARELRDKSFMKIVSLAPEVL; from the coding sequence ATGATTCAGACAGAAACTAGATTAAAGGTTGCTGACAATTCAGGTGCGAAAGAACTTTTATGTATCCGTATTCTTGGCGGTACGAGCCGAAAGTGTGCGAATATTGGAGATGTAATTGTTTGCGCTGTTAAAGAAGCAACACCCGGCGGCGTTGTAAAAAAAGGCGACGTTGTAAAGGCTGTAATAGTAAGAACAAAGACTGGCGCCAGAAGAAGTGACGGTAGCTATGTAAAGTTCGATCAGAATGCCGCTGTAATTATTAAAGAAGATAAGAATCCGGTAGGAACTCGTATCTTCGGACCAGTAGCCAGAGAACTTAGAGATAAGAGCTTTATGAAGATCGTGTCATTGGCACCAGAAGTACTATAG
- a CDS encoding type Z 30S ribosomal protein S14 translates to MAKTSLKVKQARKPKFSTRAYTRCKICGRPHSVLRKYGICRICFRELAYKGEIPGVKKASW, encoded by the coding sequence ATGGCAAAGACATCTCTCAAAGTAAAACAGGCTAGAAAACCGAAGTTTTCTACTCGTGCATATACAAGATGCAAGATTTGCGGAAGACCACATTCAGTATTAAGAAAATATGGTATCTGCCGAATCTGTTTCAGAGAACTTGCTTACAAGGGAGAAATCCCAGGCGTTAAAAAAGCGAGCTGGTAA
- the rplB gene encoding 50S ribosomal protein L2, with translation MGIKKYNPTTPGLRGMTVSTFEEITTSTPEKSLTVTLKKHSGRNVRGKITVRHRGGGYRPKYRIIDFKRRKDGIPGKVTTIEYDPNRSANIALIVYADGDKRYIIAPNKLHVGDVIVSGADADIKVGNALPLANIPVGTIIHNIEMKSGKGAQLVRSAGNGAQLMAKEGDYAQVRLPSGEVRKIRMECRATIGEVGNGEHSNIQIGKAGRKRHMGWRPTVRGSVMNPNDHPHGGGEGKAGIGRVSPVTPWGKPALGLKTRKKKKASNQYIVKRRNEK, from the coding sequence ATGGGAATCAAAAAGTATAATCCGACCACTCCTGGATTAAGAGGAATGACGGTTTCAACATTTGAAGAAATTACAACGAGCACACCTGAAAAGTCTCTTACAGTAACTCTTAAGAAGCATTCCGGAAGAAATGTGAGAGGTAAGATTACAGTAAGACACAGAGGCGGCGGATACAGACCGAAATACAGAATTATCGACTTTAAGAGACGTAAGGACGGTATTCCGGGTAAGGTAACTACGATCGAATATGATCCGAACAGAAGTGCAAACATTGCATTGATCGTTTATGCAGACGGTGACAAGAGATATATTATTGCTCCTAACAAGTTACATGTTGGAGATGTTATTGTTTCCGGAGCTGATGCAGATATTAAAGTAGGAAATGCTCTTCCGCTTGCAAACATTCCGGTAGGTACTATCATCCACAACATTGAGATGAAGAGCGGAAAAGGTGCACAGCTGGTTCGATCAGCCGGTAACGGTGCACAGCTGATGGCTAAAGAAGGCGATTACGCTCAGGTAAGACTTCCTTCCGGAGAAGTTCGAAAGATCAGAATGGAATGCAGAGCGACCATCGGAGAAGTTGGAAATGGCGAACATTCTAACATTCAGATCGGTAAAGCAGGAAGAAAGAGACACATGGGCTGGAGACCTACTGTAAGAGGTTCCGTTATGAACCCGAACGATCACCCACACGGCGGTGGTGAAGGTAAGGCTGGAATCGGTCGAGTAAGTCCGGTTACTCCTTGGGGTAAGCCTGCTCTTGGTCTTAAGACTAGAAAGAAGAAGAAGGCTTCTAATCAGTATATCGTAAAGAGAAGAAATGAAAAATAG